TGGCGATGGCGAACCATGCAGGTGCGCGTCAAGCCTGGGAGCAAGGCCTGGAAGCCGCCAAAATCCATGGCGACAAGCAGGCCGAGAAGGAAATGACGGTATTCCTTAAGAAACTCGACCGTCAGGCGCCCTGATCAGAGGTAGCGCAAATCAATGCCTTCGGCATCCACTTGCACCACTTCCATACGCACCCGCGGCGCGCTTGTGGGTAAGTCCTGCACCTGGCCGTAGACCACCGCGCCCCTGGGCAGGGCCGACAAAGCCGGATGCTTGACGTAGACACCCGTGGTCGAGAGATTGCGAGTCTGGCCGAGGCAATCGCCGAAGCTTTCGTGACTGATCTTGATGCGAAATGACTTGCGGTGTTCGGACATCTTCTGCGCCCTTTAATGAACGGTTGTGAATAACCCCGAGATTTGAGGTTATCCACAGATCATGCCAATCGACTTAGTACCAGCGCTCTTCGCCCGGCGGACGCTTCTTGAAGCGCTTCATGCTCCACATATACTGGCTCGGATACGCTCGCACATAGCGCTCGACCACTTGGCTCATGGCCGCGCAGGAAGTCTCGGTATCCGTGCTGTACATGGCTTCTGGCGCAGCTTCGAGGATCACTTTGTAACCGGAACCATCGGGCAGGCGCAGGGCATGCAGGAACACGCCGACCGCCTTTCCGCCAGCGAGCATGTTTGGCACAAATTTACTGGTCAGCGCCTGAGTGGCGAAGAACGGCACGAAGATCCCGGCGGATTCAGCCGGTTCCGGGTCAGCGGGAATGCCGACTGCACCACCTTTGCGCACTTCCTTGATGACGCTGAGGATGCCTTCCTTGGTGGACGCGGCAACCTTGTTGCCCAGTTGCACCCGTTGCTTTTGCAGCAACTCATCCACCGCTTTCAATTTCGGCGGGCGGTAGAAGATGATCGGTTTGCACTGGCTGCAATAGAAGTGGTTGAGCACTTCCCAGTTGCCCAGGTGGCTGGTGATGCCAACGACGCCTTTGCCGGAGGCAAGGGCTTCCTTCAATACGTCGAGGCCTTCGACTTCTCGCACGAGATCGATGGAGCGTTGGGCGGGCCAGATCCAGGCGCAGGCGCTTTCGGTCAGTGACTTGCCGATGTCCTTCAGGCTCTGGCCGACCAGGCGCTCACGCTCGGCGGGGTCCATTTCCGGAAAGCATTTGGCGAGGTTGATCCGCACCACATCGCGGGAGCGGTTGGGAAATTTCCACATACACCAGCCAATCGCCGAACCGGCCGCCTGCACCGCCCGCCACGGGAGCAGGGCAAACAGCCGCAGAGCGCCTACCAGCAAGGCGCCTTTTAACTTATCCACAGGTCACTCCTGATCTTGTGCTGTGCGCGAGGCGGCTATTCTAACCGCCGTTCGCCAGCAGCGCGTAGCGGTCGCAATCCTGCGTGTGGTCCATGACCATGCCCGAGGCCTGCATCAACGCATAGCAAATGGTCGGGCCGACGAAAGTGAAGCCGGCCTTTTTCAGGCCTTTGCTCATTTCGATCGCCTCGGGCGTGATGGCCGGGACTTCGGTGCGATCCTTGAAATGATTGATCTTCGGCACACCGCCGACAAACGACCAAAGAAACGTCACCGGATCTTCCAGCGCCAGCCAGGCCTGGGCATTGCGCCGGGCCGCATTGAGTTTGAGGCGATTGCGGATGATGCCGGGGTCGAGCATCAATTCATCGATTTCGGCGTCGCTCATCTGCGCCACGCGCTGCACGTCGAAACCGTACATCACCTGGCGATAATGCTCGCGTTTGCGCAACACGGTGATCCAGGAAAGCCCGGCCTGGAACCCTTCGAGCAAAAGCAACTCGAACAAACCCTGCGCATCGCGTAGCGGAGTGCCCCACTCCTGATCGTGATAAGCCATGTACAGCGGATCTTCGGAACACCAAAAGCAGCGTGGCATAAGGCTCCAGGGGGCGTGCGCAGCAATGAATCGGGTATACTCCCGCTCTTTAAATCGCAGCCCAAGAAACAGGTGAATTTCGTGAGCCAGCCTACGCCAGCCGTGCGTACCTTCCAAGACTTGATCCTCGCCCTCCAGCAATACTGGGCCGAGCAAGGTTGTGTGGTACTTCAGCCCTACGATATGGAAGTAGGCGCCGGCACTTTCCACACTGCTACATTCCTGCGCGCCATTGGCCCGGAAACCTGGAACGCCGCCTACGTGCAGCCAAGCCGTCGTCCAACTGACGGCCGCTACGGCGAAAACCCGAACCGC
The Pseudomonas sp. MYb327 DNA segment above includes these coding regions:
- a CDS encoding PilZ domain-containing protein, whose protein sequence is MSEHRKSFRIKISHESFGDCLGQTRNLSTTGVYVKHPALSALPRGAVVYGQVQDLPTSAPRVRMEVVQVDAEGIDLRYL
- a CDS encoding lysophospholipid acyltransferase; this translates as MDKLKGALLVGALRLFALLPWRAVQAAGSAIGWCMWKFPNRSRDVVRINLAKCFPEMDPAERERLVGQSLKDIGKSLTESACAWIWPAQRSIDLVREVEGLDVLKEALASGKGVVGITSHLGNWEVLNHFYCSQCKPIIFYRPPKLKAVDELLQKQRVQLGNKVAASTKEGILSVIKEVRKGGAVGIPADPEPAESAGIFVPFFATQALTSKFVPNMLAGGKAVGVFLHALRLPDGSGYKVILEAAPEAMYSTDTETSCAAMSQVVERYVRAYPSQYMWSMKRFKKRPPGEERWY
- a CDS encoding DNA-3-methyladenine glycosylase I; this encodes MPRCFWCSEDPLYMAYHDQEWGTPLRDAQGLFELLLLEGFQAGLSWITVLRKREHYRQVMYGFDVQRVAQMSDAEIDELMLDPGIIRNRLKLNAARRNAQAWLALEDPVTFLWSFVGGVPKINHFKDRTEVPAITPEAIEMSKGLKKAGFTFVGPTICYALMQASGMVMDHTQDCDRYALLANGG